Proteins co-encoded in one Desulfallas thermosapovorans DSM 6562 genomic window:
- the mreC gene encoding rod shape-determining protein MreC codes for MSRLSAGKGLFLLGILVVVILAGLHFSADDAGELTPLESTIRDVLAPVQRVVMVVGDKVSDWVSFPARLYNVSRHNRDLEQQVVELEGKLSDYNEIRAENARLKEQLDFKTGLADQVTMESAEVVGRSADDWFGSILINKGSASGIQTDMAVVTPSGLVGRVTSVSKHTAEVLLITDPRSGVGCLVQESRAPGIVEGVAGGMRVVHMVHIPSDLAPEKGDRIVTSGFGSVFPKGIPVGTVQETHKEESGLFKMAVIKPFVDFNRLEEVLVIISANPGGA; via the coding sequence GTGTCCCGTCTATCAGCTGGAAAAGGCCTGTTTTTATTGGGCATATTGGTGGTGGTAATACTGGCGGGTCTGCATTTTTCCGCGGACGACGCAGGTGAACTTACTCCCCTTGAGTCCACCATCCGGGATGTGCTGGCACCAGTGCAGCGGGTGGTAATGGTGGTGGGGGATAAGGTCAGTGACTGGGTTTCCTTCCCTGCCCGGCTATACAATGTTTCCCGGCATAACCGTGACCTGGAACAACAGGTGGTGGAGTTGGAGGGGAAACTGTCCGATTACAATGAAATCCGGGCTGAAAATGCCCGCCTTAAAGAACAACTGGATTTCAAGACCGGCCTGGCGGATCAGGTGACCATGGAATCAGCCGAGGTAGTTGGACGCTCGGCTGATGATTGGTTTGGCAGCATCTTGATTAACAAAGGTTCCGCCAGCGGTATCCAAACCGATATGGCTGTGGTCACTCCATCCGGCCTGGTGGGGCGGGTGACCAGTGTTTCCAAGCATACCGCCGAGGTACTGCTCATCACCGACCCCCGCAGCGGTGTGGGTTGCCTGGTGCAGGAGTCCCGCGCCCCCGGTATTGTGGAGGGGGTGGCCGGAGGGATGAGGGTTGTGCATATGGTACACATACCTTCTGATCTAGCCCCTGAGAAAGGAGACCGGATTGTCACTTCGGGGTTTGGCAGTGTTTTCCCCAAGGGCATACCGGTGGGTACGGTGCAGGAAACCCATAAAGAAGAATCAGGCCTTTTTAAAATGGCAGTGATCAAACCCTTTGTTGATTTTAACCGTTTAGAGGAGGTCCTGGTGATTATTTCGGCCAATCCCGGGGGAGCTTAG
- the mrdA gene encoding penicillin-binding protein 2, with product MKRKKLIEYKMKYLMGATFLILLVLLARVSYMQLVQTEQYRTLARNNYIRIAPVFAPRGEIFDRNGEKIVTNRPIYTVSINDLSLEGTTHHLYLDRIGPDTVQMAETLAWILAGDEESVQYFQQISGMTPEQFEKEVSRDDDEDSYRAKKEAIEEIIKERVSSNKVQLEKGEPLEIAVVYNPSTVATLQKRNLASFGVRLEKKTDVLSELVTMLHREGVFEDKTVYQVESDVRATIREKKYYRPYEPVLVAENIPPQTVVTLRERQIEMPGVVVDIQPVRDYPYQSLLAHALGYVQNIKREQYEEHKDEGYFMNDLYGQNGLELVYESYLRGEHGARQMEVDANSRPVRDLGLKEPVPGNDLVLTIDLNLQMAAEKALADGVKRAQDAGYSRSKAGAAVVMDVRTGAVRAMASYPSYNPGIFTGGLTSTQWQQLQDSGALLNRTISAIYPPGSTFKMVTAAAILEHEIVDPDHKMHDPGYYRLGQGIFRDWKPGGHGMVDIRKALEVSCDTYFYNYGRMAGVDAISNMAKEFGLGEKTGINLPGELSGVVPTPQWKYELVKNMLIMYNNDFARVRELNQQIEHEKNATRKEQLQKARDEELEKQLAKHEWDLNWQQYETVNMSIGQGDNTYTIMQLAAYVAAIANNGTLYKPYLVEKIVNPDGRVIKQFQPEVKRRVNVSPKTLQILREGMHMVALPPNGTASAMFGLDVAAKTGTAEVLDANGKKIGNHALFVAFAPYENPEVAVAVILEYGHAGGTYAGPIARGILDAYLTGPAAGATEETRGQGQEREQAPDYTPGSMDILGYQPAGIGDLPEGWDALPALNWPGWEQPSGGGAAVQGEMQENEGNDRVQQTTTTTAPARQEPTAPTQPVQTTSPPATPASPPAGNNTPEQPPEETEPPPVEPPPAQTQPPEGEAQPPPVETPPAEGPGEQSQASPGTTTQDPP from the coding sequence ATGAAAAGAAAAAAACTAATTGAGTATAAAATGAAATATTTAATGGGTGCCACTTTTTTGATACTGCTGGTGCTGCTGGCTAGAGTATCATACATGCAGTTGGTCCAGACCGAGCAGTATCGCACTCTGGCGCGCAATAATTATATTCGTATAGCGCCGGTATTTGCTCCCCGGGGTGAAATATTCGATCGCAATGGTGAAAAGATCGTTACCAACCGGCCCATTTACACTGTGTCCATAAATGATTTGAGCCTGGAGGGCACCACCCATCACCTTTATCTGGACCGCATCGGGCCGGATACGGTACAAATGGCCGAAACACTGGCCTGGATACTGGCCGGAGATGAGGAGTCGGTGCAGTATTTCCAGCAGATCAGCGGTATGACGCCGGAGCAGTTTGAAAAGGAAGTCAGCCGGGACGATGATGAAGACTCTTACCGGGCCAAAAAAGAAGCCATTGAGGAAATCATCAAGGAGCGGGTCAGCAGTAATAAAGTCCAACTGGAAAAGGGTGAGCCCCTGGAGATCGCCGTAGTTTATAATCCCTCCACAGTGGCTACCCTGCAGAAGCGGAACCTGGCATCCTTTGGGGTCAGGCTGGAAAAGAAAACCGATGTTTTAAGTGAACTGGTGACCATGCTGCACCGGGAAGGTGTATTTGAGGATAAAACCGTATATCAAGTGGAATCGGATGTGCGGGCAACCATAAGGGAGAAAAAATATTACAGGCCTTATGAGCCGGTGTTGGTGGCCGAAAATATTCCCCCCCAAACAGTGGTGACCCTGCGGGAAAGACAAATAGAAATGCCCGGCGTGGTGGTGGATATTCAGCCCGTACGGGATTACCCGTACCAGAGCTTGCTGGCTCATGCGCTGGGTTATGTGCAAAATATCAAGCGGGAGCAGTATGAGGAGCATAAAGACGAAGGCTACTTTATGAACGATCTTTACGGGCAAAACGGCCTGGAGCTGGTATACGAGTCATACCTGCGGGGCGAACACGGTGCCCGGCAGATGGAAGTGGATGCCAACAGCCGGCCGGTGCGGGATTTGGGGCTAAAAGAGCCCGTACCGGGGAACGATTTGGTGCTGACCATTGACCTGAATTTACAAATGGCCGCGGAAAAAGCGCTGGCGGACGGGGTTAAGCGGGCCCAGGACGCGGGCTACAGCCGGTCCAAGGCCGGTGCGGCGGTGGTTATGGATGTGCGCACAGGGGCCGTCCGGGCCATGGCCAGTTATCCTTCATACAATCCCGGAATATTCACCGGCGGGTTGACCAGCACCCAGTGGCAGCAGCTGCAGGATTCCGGTGCGCTGCTCAATCGCACCATATCCGCCATATACCCGCCCGGATCAACCTTTAAGATGGTTACCGCGGCGGCCATACTGGAGCATGAAATTGTGGATCCCGATCATAAAATGCACGACCCCGGTTATTACCGGCTGGGCCAGGGTATTTTCCGGGACTGGAAACCCGGCGGCCATGGTATGGTTGATATACGCAAAGCCCTGGAGGTGTCCTGTGACACTTACTTTTATAATTACGGGCGTATGGCCGGGGTGGACGCCATATCAAATATGGCCAAAGAATTCGGGCTGGGCGAAAAAACGGGCATTAATTTGCCGGGGGAACTGAGCGGTGTGGTGCCCACTCCCCAGTGGAAATATGAACTGGTCAAAAATATGTTGATTATGTATAACAATGATTTTGCCCGGGTACGTGAACTTAACCAGCAAATTGAGCACGAAAAAAATGCAACCCGCAAAGAACAATTGCAAAAGGCCAGGGATGAGGAACTGGAAAAACAACTGGCCAAACATGAATGGGATCTAAACTGGCAGCAATATGAAACCGTCAACATGTCCATCGGGCAGGGGGATAATACCTATACCATCATGCAGCTAGCCGCTTACGTGGCGGCCATAGCCAACAACGGGACACTGTACAAGCCCTACCTGGTGGAAAAAATCGTTAACCCGGATGGCCGGGTGATTAAACAGTTCCAGCCCGAGGTAAAACGCCGGGTAAATGTATCCCCGAAAACTTTACAAATTCTCCGGGAAGGTATGCATATGGTGGCCCTGCCTCCCAACGGTACTGCCTCGGCAATGTTCGGGCTTGATGTGGCGGCTAAAACAGGTACCGCGGAGGTGCTGGATGCAAATGGCAAAAAAATAGGCAACCATGCCCTGTTTGTAGCCTTTGCTCCCTATGAAAATCCCGAAGTGGCCGTGGCTGTGATACTGGAATACGGCCATGCCGGCGGTACTTACGCCGGTCCCATCGCCCGCGGGATACTGGATGCTTATTTAACCGGTCCCGCAGCCGGTGCAACTGAAGAAACCCGGGGGCAGGGACAGGAGCGTGAACAAGCGCCGGATTATACCCCCGGCAGCATGGACATTCTCGGCTATCAGCCGGCCGGCATCGGAGATTTGCCCGAGGGTTGGGATGCCCTGCCCGCATTGAACTGGCCGGGCTGGGAGCAACCATCCGGTGGCGGCGCTGCGGTGCAAGGGGAAATGCAGGAAAACGAGGGAAATGACCGGGTGCAACAGACCACGACGACGACGGCACCGGCCCGGCAAGAGCCCACCGCGCCAACCCAACCGGTGCAAACCACTTCTCCCCCGGCGACTCCCGCATCACCTCCGGCGGGTAACAACACTCCTGAGCAACCGCCGGAGGAGACCGAACCGCCGCCGGTGGAGCCGCCACCGGCCCAGACCCAACCGCCGGAGGGAGAAGCTCAACCGCCGCCGGTGGAGACGCCGCCTGCGGAAGGTCCCGGGGAACAGTCCCAGGCTTCACCCGGTACGACCACGCAAGATCCGCCTTAA
- the radC gene encoding RadC family protein: MESPVYRVAIKDMPVPLRPRERLLQEGPEALSDIELLAIMLRTGHAAASAVELATALLGHFGGIKQLLDASAEELIVFKGVGPAKVAQIRAALELGRRVAMATTWDRPCIKSPENAAALVMEEMRHLDREHFCALLLNVKNQVLARETISVGTLNSSAIHPRELFKAAIRRSAAGVILVHNHPSGDPTPSRQDIEVTKRLIEAGNIIGIEVLDHLVIGDNKFVSFKAKGLM; this comes from the coding sequence TTGGAATCTCCGGTTTATCGTGTTGCCATAAAGGACATGCCCGTGCCCCTGCGGCCCCGGGAAAGGTTGCTGCAGGAAGGCCCGGAGGCGTTGTCCGATATTGAGTTGCTGGCCATTATGCTTCGCACCGGCCATGCCGCAGCCAGTGCGGTGGAATTGGCCACGGCGTTGCTGGGACATTTCGGCGGCATTAAGCAATTGCTGGACGCCTCGGCGGAAGAACTGATTGTTTTTAAGGGCGTGGGCCCGGCCAAGGTGGCTCAAATCAGGGCTGCGCTGGAACTAGGCCGGCGGGTGGCCATGGCCACCACCTGGGACAGGCCCTGTATCAAATCACCGGAAAACGCCGCCGCGCTAGTGATGGAAGAAATGCGCCACCTGGACCGGGAACACTTCTGTGCCCTGCTTTTAAACGTTAAAAATCAGGTCCTGGCCAGGGAAACGATTTCCGTGGGTACACTTAATTCATCGGCGATCCACCCGCGGGAGCTGTTTAAAGCGGCCATCAGGCGCAGCGCCGCCGGGGTTATACTGGTGCATAATCATCCCAGCGGTGATCCCACGCCCAGCCGCCAGGATATCGAGGTCACCAAACGTTTGATTGAAGCGGGAAATATCATCGGTATTGAAGTTCTGGATCACCTGGTAATTGGAGATAATAAGTTCGTTAGTTTCAAGGCCAAGGGCCTGATGTAA
- the minC gene encoding septum site-determining protein MinC has product MDDNTVLVQRTLRSGQSIYYDGNVVIVGDINPGGEVVATGNVVVMGYLRGVVHAGAGGNENAAVYAFRMRPTQLRIAGHITRAPDGDEVEPIVPEVARIKDGIVVIEAFPSGPERHT; this is encoded by the coding sequence ATGGATGATAATACAGTTCTGGTCCAACGCACCTTGCGTTCCGGACAATCGATATATTATGACGGCAATGTGGTAATAGTCGGCGATATTAATCCAGGTGGGGAAGTGGTGGCCACCGGCAATGTGGTGGTCATGGGCTATCTACGCGGAGTGGTGCACGCAGGTGCCGGCGGCAATGAAAACGCTGCTGTTTACGCCTTCCGCATGAGGCCTACCCAATTACGGATAGCGGGTCACATTACCCGCGCCCCGGACGGGGATGAGGTAGAGCCCATCGTTCCCGAGGTGGCAAGGATTAAAGACGGCATTGTGGTGATAGAGGCCTTTCCATCCGGCCCGGAACGCCATACATAG
- the mreD gene encoding rod shape-determining protein MreD, with protein MQPIIFLLLVPVLLILQSTALNHIVLYGIKPDFLLILVILNGFLRGTREGAFLGFLAGVIQDMAYGGYFGLNALTKMAAGYLAGLGEGRLYRDNRVIAAGLTWVCTLGAQLLFYLLLLLVDIQVPMVTALVHIILPAAFYNALVVLIIYGFYCRFCSNSPARKGEYFNP; from the coding sequence TTGCAACCGATAATTTTTTTGCTGTTGGTACCGGTGTTGTTGATATTACAAAGCACAGCCCTTAACCACATTGTTCTTTACGGGATTAAACCCGACTTTTTGTTGATACTGGTTATACTAAATGGCTTCCTCCGGGGTACCCGGGAGGGGGCTTTTTTGGGTTTTTTAGCTGGCGTTATTCAGGACATGGCTTACGGGGGATACTTCGGGTTAAATGCTTTAACCAAAATGGCCGCCGGCTACCTGGCCGGGTTGGGGGAAGGCCGGCTTTACCGGGATAACCGGGTCATTGCCGCCGGGCTGACCTGGGTTTGTACACTGGGGGCTCAGCTACTCTTTTATTTGTTGCTGTTACTGGTGGATATACAGGTACCCATGGTCACGGCACTGGTGCATATAATCCTGCCGGCGGCTTTTTATAACGCGCTGGTGGTACTGATCATCTACGGTTTTTATTGTCGTTTTTGCAGCAACAGCCCGGCCCGTAAAGGTGAGTACTTTAATCCCTAA
- the minE gene encoding cell division topological specificity factor MinE — protein MLEFINRIFGRDTHSSRTVAKERLRLVLVHDRAGVSPELLQALKSDLIRVISNYMEIDEHALEVSLDSNENQVALVANIPVKKMKRTVQTGTA, from the coding sequence ATGCTGGAGTTTATAAACCGAATCTTTGGGCGTGATACCCATTCCAGCAGAACCGTAGCCAAAGAGAGACTGCGCCTGGTACTGGTACATGACCGTGCCGGCGTTTCACCGGAACTATTACAGGCATTAAAATCCGATTTAATCAGAGTGATTTCCAACTACATGGAGATTGATGAGCATGCTTTGGAAGTTTCACTGGATAGCAATGAAAATCAGGTGGCGCTGGTAGCCAATATACCGGTGAAGAAAATGAAGAGAACGGTGCAAACTGGGACTGCTTGA
- a CDS encoding rod shape-determining protein: MRLGIFSKDMGIDLGTANSLVYVKGKGIVLREPSVVAIQRDSGNVLAVGEEAKQMIGRTPGNIIAIRPMKDGVIADFDVTQSMIRYFISKALRGRTFLIRPRVVVSVPSGVTAVEERAVREAALQAGAREAYLIEEPMAAAIGAGLPVHEPTGNMIVDIGGGTTEVAVISLGGIVISRSVRKAGDEMDDAIIQHVKKTYNLMIGERTAEEIKIEIGTAYPIDTVETYDVRGRDLVSGLPKTIEITSEEIYKALSEPVSSILEAIKSTLELTPPELAADIMDRGIVMAGGGSLLRGLDRLVSEQTGMPVHQADEPLLAVAYGTGRVLENINILRKVIIQPKKLA, translated from the coding sequence ATGCGATTAGGCATTTTTTCCAAGGATATGGGAATTGACCTGGGGACGGCAAATTCACTGGTTTATGTTAAAGGCAAGGGAATAGTATTGCGGGAGCCGTCGGTGGTGGCTATCCAGCGGGACAGCGGTAATGTGCTGGCGGTGGGTGAAGAGGCCAAGCAGATGATCGGTCGCACCCCCGGCAATATTATAGCCATTCGCCCCATGAAGGACGGTGTTATTGCCGATTTTGACGTTACCCAGAGCATGATCAGATATTTTATCAGTAAAGCGCTTCGCGGCCGTACTTTTTTAATCAGACCCCGGGTGGTGGTTTCCGTGCCCTCCGGAGTCACGGCGGTGGAGGAACGGGCGGTACGGGAGGCCGCGCTGCAGGCCGGGGCCCGGGAAGCATACCTGATTGAAGAGCCCATGGCTGCTGCCATCGGAGCCGGGCTGCCGGTGCATGAGCCCACGGGCAATATGATTGTGGATATCGGTGGCGGTACCACCGAGGTAGCGGTTATTTCTCTGGGGGGTATCGTCATCAGCCGTTCCGTGCGCAAAGCCGGGGATGAAATGGATGACGCCATTATTCAGCATGTGAAAAAGACCTACAATTTAATGATTGGTGAGCGTACCGCTGAAGAAATAAAAATTGAAATCGGGACCGCTTATCCCATTGATACGGTGGAAACCTACGATGTGCGGGGACGGGATCTGGTCAGCGGCTTGCCCAAAACCATAGAAATAACTTCGGAGGAGATTTACAAGGCACTGTCCGAGCCCGTTTCCAGTATTTTGGAAGCAATTAAGAGTACCCTGGAACTGACCCCGCCGGAACTGGCCGCAGATATCATGGACCGGGGGATAGTGATGGCGGGTGGCGGCTCTTTGCTGCGGGGCCTTGACCGCCTGGTCAGCGAGCAAACCGGCATGCCTGTGCACCAGGCTGATGAACCGCTGCTGGCGGTGGCCTACGGTACCGGGCGGGTGCTGGAAAACATTAATATCTTGCGAAAAGTAATTATCCAACCCAAGAAATTGGCATAA
- a CDS encoding Maf family protein, producing MPTIYLASSSPRRRELLDQIGLPHVVFTVDIDETLPPGLPPAEQVMSLSRSKAEAAAATLAEGIVLAADTVVVLGGEVLGKPENESAARVMLERLQGNTHEVYTGITLMELAGGRVLSGYERTEVRLREMSRAEIEHYVATKEPLDKAGAYGVQGRAAVFVAGIRGCYFNVVGLPLFKLAQMLKELNIEVSQCWR from the coding sequence TTGCCCACTATCTATCTGGCATCATCGTCACCGCGGCGGCGGGAATTACTTGACCAAATCGGTTTACCCCATGTTGTATTCACCGTGGACATTGATGAAACGCTACCGCCGGGACTGCCACCCGCTGAACAGGTGATGTCGCTGTCCCGAAGCAAGGCCGAAGCTGCGGCGGCTACGCTGGCGGAAGGAATTGTTCTAGCCGCCGATACAGTGGTGGTGCTGGGCGGTGAGGTGTTGGGTAAACCGGAAAATGAATCGGCAGCCCGGGTTATGCTGGAACGCTTGCAAGGAAATACCCACGAAGTATATACCGGTATTACATTGATGGAATTAGCCGGCGGGCGGGTATTATCCGGATACGAACGCACCGAGGTGCGGTTACGGGAAATGTCCCGGGCTGAAATCGAGCATTATGTTGCCACCAAAGAGCCCCTGGATAAAGCCGGCGCCTATGGTGTGCAGGGAAGGGCGGCGGTTTTTGTTGCCGGTATCCGGGGTTGTTATTTTAATGTGGTGGGATTACCCTTGTTTAAACTGGCGCAAATGCTAAAGGAATTAAATATTGAGGTATCCCAATGCTGGAGGTAG
- the minD gene encoding septum site-determining protein MinD → MGEVIVITSGKGGVGKTTTSANLGAGLASLGNKVCLIDADIGLRNLDVVMGLENRIVYDLVDVTSGNCPFRKALIKDKRFENLFLLPAAQTKDKTAVNPDQMRGLTGEIKNDFDYVIVDCPAGIEQGFRNAIAGANQAIVVTTPEVSAVRDADRIIGLLEKEELRDPKLLVNRMRYHMVKHGDMMSIEDIIDVLAVDLLGVVPEDEQVVISTNRGEMVVMNDSSKSGQAYRNIVRRIKGEDVPMMNLDDEGGLMSKLKRIIGLK, encoded by the coding sequence ATGGGAGAAGTAATAGTCATTACTTCAGGCAAGGGAGGGGTGGGTAAAACTACCACCAGCGCTAATCTGGGTGCCGGCCTGGCCTCTTTGGGCAACAAAGTGTGTTTAATTGACGCTGACATCGGCCTGCGTAATCTGGATGTGGTTATGGGTTTGGAGAACCGCATTGTATATGATTTAGTAGATGTTACCAGTGGAAACTGCCCTTTTCGCAAGGCGCTGATAAAGGATAAACGTTTTGAAAACCTGTTTTTGTTACCGGCTGCGCAGACCAAGGATAAAACAGCGGTAAATCCCGACCAGATGCGGGGGCTCACCGGAGAAATCAAGAATGATTTCGACTATGTTATTGTGGACTGTCCCGCTGGTATTGAGCAAGGTTTTCGCAACGCCATTGCCGGTGCCAACCAGGCCATCGTTGTTACCACCCCCGAAGTTTCGGCTGTGAGGGATGCTGATCGTATTATCGGTCTTTTGGAAAAGGAAGAGTTGCGGGACCCCAAACTGTTGGTCAACCGGATGCGCTACCATATGGTAAAACACGGGGACATGATGAGTATTGAGGATATCATTGATGTGCTGGCCGTGGATTTGCTCGGTGTTGTGCCTGAGGACGAGCAAGTGGTGATAAGTACTAACCGGGGCGAGATGGTGGTCATGAACGATTCATCCAAGTCTGGCCAGGCTTATCGTAATATTGTACGCCGGATAAAGGGTGAGGATGTCCCGATGATGAACCTGGATGACGAAGGTGGATTGATGAGCAAGTTGAAACGGATCATCGGCCTTAAGTAG
- a CDS encoding DUF4321 domain-containing protein, which translates to MAKNYRSSNGFWVPFLLLVAGGLAGSVIANSLAKTVPFLANNTKIGWQPATLDLNFVQLTLGFTMHIGPLTALGLVLGYIAYRKM; encoded by the coding sequence ATGGCCAAGAATTATCGGAGTAGTAATGGTTTCTGGGTGCCCTTTTTGCTGTTGGTGGCCGGTGGACTGGCTGGCAGCGTCATTGCCAACAGTCTGGCCAAAACAGTGCCTTTTTTAGCCAACAACACAAAGATTGGCTGGCAACCGGCTACACTGGATCTAAATTTCGTGCAGCTAACCTTGGGTTTTACTATGCATATCGGACCCCTCACCGCTCTGGGGCTGGTGCTGGGGTATATTGCATACAGAAAAATGTAG
- the rodA gene encoding rod shape-determining protein RodA, which yields MGYKRYFKNLDYTLVGVTGVILLFSLVMIGSASTDYGWWMRLGLDVDKLQEANILQRLLWMKKEYVLKQFIWILLGIAAAAAVIYIPYDDWRRYTRHLYIINLLLLGSVLAIGHTAMGAQRWIDIGPFAFQPSEFAKIIIIITLADFLAKREGQFRTIKSLLPCFIFVGVPLLFILMQPDLGTSLVFIAILFGMLFIASSKPLSVTGIFAGGLAAVVGLIWSHLRFGTWIPLHDYQLKRLIIFMDPWSDIQGAGYHVIQSQIAIGSSGFWGKGLMLGTQSFLEFLPIRHTDFIFSVLAEETGFLGVAVLLLLFGIFLYRGLRIASESKDMFGTLLAVGIVSMIAFHILVNIGMAIAIMPVTGLPLPLFSYGGSSMITNMIAVGILLNIYMRRQKSIF from the coding sequence GTGGGTTACAAACGCTATTTTAAAAACCTGGACTATACCCTGGTTGGGGTAACCGGGGTTATATTATTATTCAGCCTGGTAATGATAGGCAGCGCCAGCACCGATTACGGCTGGTGGATGCGGTTGGGCCTGGATGTGGACAAGCTGCAGGAAGCCAATATTTTGCAGCGACTGTTGTGGATGAAAAAAGAGTATGTGCTCAAACAATTTATCTGGATACTACTGGGTATTGCAGCTGCTGCAGCCGTTATATATATACCATACGATGACTGGCGCCGGTATACCAGGCACCTTTATATCATCAATCTGCTGCTTCTCGGTTCAGTGCTGGCAATAGGGCATACCGCCATGGGAGCACAACGCTGGATTGATATCGGTCCCTTTGCCTTTCAACCATCGGAGTTTGCCAAAATTATTATCATTATCACCCTGGCTGATTTTTTAGCGAAAAGGGAGGGACAGTTCCGTACAATTAAGTCACTGCTGCCATGCTTTATTTTTGTGGGCGTTCCGCTGTTGTTTATTTTAATGCAGCCTGATTTGGGCACTTCACTGGTTTTCATCGCCATATTATTTGGCATGTTATTTATAGCCAGTTCCAAGCCTCTTTCGGTTACCGGTATATTCGCCGGGGGACTGGCTGCGGTGGTGGGGCTGATTTGGTCACATTTACGGTTCGGCACCTGGATTCCCCTGCATGATTACCAGCTTAAACGGCTGATAATTTTTATGGATCCCTGGTCGGATATACAAGGGGCCGGGTATCATGTCATTCAATCGCAAATTGCCATTGGCTCTAGTGGTTTTTGGGGTAAAGGATTAATGCTGGGCACCCAGAGCTTTTTGGAATTTCTGCCCATCAGGCATACCGACTTTATTTTCTCGGTGCTGGCTGAAGAAACCGGTTTTTTGGGTGTCGCAGTGCTGTTATTGCTATTTGGCATCTTCCTGTACCGGGGATTGCGCATTGCCAGTGAGTCCAAGGATATGTTCGGCACCTTGTTGGCGGTGGGCATTGTGAGTATGATAGCATTCCATATACTGGTGAATATTGGCATGGCCATTGCTATTATGCCTGTTACCGGACTGCCCCTGCCACTGTTCAGTTACGGGGGGAGCAGCATGATAACCAATATGATTGCCGTCGGCATATTGCTAAATATTTACATGCGCCGGCAAAAGAGTATTTTTTAG